The following are encoded in a window of Scophthalmus maximus strain ysfricsl-2021 chromosome 6, ASM2237912v1, whole genome shotgun sequence genomic DNA:
- the setd5 gene encoding histone-lysine N-methyltransferase SETD5 isoform X6, with protein sequence MQQSSVVCCQDHNYGAPPPPTPPASPLSQTIIPRMDLNGVVLGSRYHETTEDNSADSDSSSEEDGAIASWCHCSLTPDGLLVKCDNCRGLDRRKGADGQHRKTENVSAGESSATESGDEEVSPSTISYTATQHTPTSIKLTVNRVKRNKSKKRKKSTEKARGTPKGKKVKAFREGSRKSMRMKNSTTEASVLDENTAEGWESRIRQWTDQYEEALANQYSADVQTLMQLHRAASTTASKTESGTTTPPSTTQIHTSVDAMDTINRTELACNNTVLGSQMQLQLGRVTRVQRHRKILRAAKNLEPDTLIIEYRGKVMLKQQFEVNGHFFKKPYPFVLFYSKFNDVEICVDARTFGNDARFIRRSCTPNAEVRHMIAEGMIHLCIYAVSQITKDTEVTIGFDYEFNSCNYKVDCACHKGNHNCPVQKHNLSPRESFLCPPSLLPPSPLVGAETRRRKARRREMEGCRVSDSNQTPDEQQEAKELQGTSDAEERLLDELKVEEGEEGEVDENGVTISSKRTFNSLERRRRKVGGTELKEDGVETEEGAGNPTGNTAPPHGTGVGVSTRRTSYVMEASSIEEKTSLPYPPTPVAPPKPARPTKPRPKSRISRYRSSSSQRARRQRQALAQQAAAAAAAAALTAMPSSAEQGAALDEEGSQGPYSGEQGHGESGLGGHVLDGEGQGLNCINRGNLRYPKTKKYLVTEWLNDKIPGGEKVQQEVPVERPLRITTDPTVLATTLNMLPGLSHSSLICTTPRHYVRFGSPFNPERRRPRPLQMDGTYGCYKKRWIKQVEDESFSASMEDGTESTSSQQSTSSRSTPNPLSSELNAPFKKRLSKCMAETTPAPPDNLLRPLSPITPPLPEDSLHPLLHTPCGSLLPNGLTYSPMPSLPASRCNTPLQFENISSPEASPVHRPESISPEPCLQTDFEVHRPQFPDLSLPSSLESPVAMTSDDLSLPGCTSGPDSQGPVTAGTSSLNPVSCPSSDLNPQNREQAFRTEFNLIYTCSPLNANLGNSLAPDCRQSLSEGGFSPAESFHSSISGQGLMGDMGPGSMSPYGEPHYGGGYPDSGTPPHTSNPPQKRKRANQHAISLLTGKPDYQAIAVRSEYKPVQNMVSLLEYRKRKQSSGRDTEPVSSSSSSLGGTPIQPGSHYSQDSHHVHSHLQMQPAASPHSSYSSSVHTNPIPHIEEVSPPDHQVPSGQPRRQDNQWMVPTTVERLREGQGVLERVLRSIKMERIYKMSDGSTEKEFDADRYEMQAASMASPMKSPHRYSPSVYSHQSSESHRQTDSPSLRQQTSTSPFRGSYSPSSGQSFYARHSSHPGLSQDHPPSSYPSHSPTPTSSSDSRPPAGSLHQQSGSGNVDRGHGYGSSHLKASLLDSSVLTGAPSPGSRAHGQTKIDSSTLTSRGGQQQTSRSLKSGSPGQATLQASSRLLSASGPTHYPQRGTGLSQFQHSPLQGPGVRTQSGSF encoded by the exons AGGACTCGACAGGAGGAAAGGAGCAGACGGCCAacacaggaagacagaaaatgtcTCGG CTGGAGAAAGCAGTGCCACAGAGAGTGGTGATGAAGAGGTGTcgccctccaccatctcctaTACCGCCACCCAGCATACACCCACCAGCATCAAACTCACTGTCAACCGGGTCAAAAGGAACAAAtccaaaaagaggaagaagagcacaGAGAAGGCTCGGGGAACACCGAAAGGCAAAAAAGTCAAG gCTTTCAGAGAGGGTTCAAGGAAGTCCATGAGGATGAAG AACTCAACAACAGAAGCCAGCGTGCTGGATGAGAACACAGCGGAGGGCTGGGAGAGTAGGATCCGCCAGTGGACAGACCAGTACGAGGAGGCTCTTGCGAACCAGTACAGCGCTGATGTCCAGACACTGATGCAGCTCCACCGTGCTGCCAGCACCACCGCATCAAAGACCGAGAGCGGCACCACAACACCTCCCTCCACCACACAGATTCACACCTCAGTTGATGCCATGGACACCATCAACCGCACTGAGCTGGCCTGTAACAACACGGTGCTGGGCTCACAGATGCAG CTCCAGTTGGGGCGGGTAACACGGGtgcagagacacaggaagaTCCTCAGAGCAGCCAAGAACCTGGAACCAGACACACTCATCATTGAATATCGGGGAAAGGTCATGCTCAAACAACAGTTTGAAGTCAACGGGCACTTCTTTAAAAA aCCCTACCCCTTTGTGCTGTTTTACTCAAAATTTAACGATGTAGAGATTTGTGTTGATGCACGTACCTTTGGAAATGACGCACGTTTCATCAGGAGGTCCTGTACACCCAACGCTGAG GTCCGGCACATGATTGCTGAGGGTATGATCCATCTGTGCATCTACGCTGTCAGCCAAATCACAAAGGACACTGAGGTCACCATTGGATTTGACTACGAGTTCAATAGCTG TAATTACAAAGTGGACTGTGCCTGCCATAAGGGCAACCACAACTGCCCAGTGCAAAAGCACAACCTGAGCCCCAGAGAGAGCTTCCtgtgccccccctccctgctgcctccctctcctttgGTTGGTGCTGAGACACGGCGGAGAAAGGCTCGGAGGAGGGAAATGGAGGGCTGCCGGGTCAGCGATAGCAACCAGACCCCTgatgagcagcaggaggccAAAGAACTGCAAGGGACAAGTgatgcagag GAGAGACTGCTGGATGAGTTGAaggtggaagagggagaggagggtgaggtgGATGAAAATGGGGTCACCATCTCCAGTAAAAGA ACATTTAACAGCCTGGAAAGGAGGCGAAGGAAAGTGGGAGGAACAGAGCTAAAGGAGGATGGAGTGGAAACTGAGGAGGGGGCAGGAAACCCAACAGGGAACACTGCGCCACCCCACGGCACTGGAGTTGGGGTCAGCACACGACGTACTTCCTATGTCATG GAAGCGTCATCTATAGAAGAAAAGACGTCATTACCCTACCCTCCTACCCCAGTTGCTCCCCCAAAACCTGCAAGACCTACCAAGCCTCGGCCGAAAAGTCGGATCTCTCGGTACCGGTCAAGCTCATCGCAACGGGCCCGGCGGCAGCGTCAAGCCCTCGCCCAGCAGGCAGCGGCAGCTGCTGCGGCCGCGGCGCTGACGGCAATGCCGTCATCAGCTGAGCAAGGGGCTGCACTGGACGAGGAGGGATCTCAAGGTCCATATAGTGGCGAACAGGGCCACGGAGAGAGTGGTCTGGGGGGTCATGTACTAGATGGAGAAGGTCAGGGTCTAAACTGCATAAATAGAGGCAATTTGCGCTACCCCAAAACCAAGAAG TACCTTGTGACCGAGTGGCTGAATGACAAGATCCCTGGCGGGGAGAAGGTCCAGCAAGAGGTGCCTGTTGAGCGCCCGCTGCGGATAACCACTGACCCTACGGTGCTAGCCACCACCCTCAATATGCTGCCAGGCCTCTCCCACTCATCGCTCATTTGCACCACACCCAGACACTACGTCCGCTTCGGCTCCCCCTTCAACCCAGAGAGACGTAGGCCCCGCCCACTCCAAATGGACGGCACTTACGGCTGCTACAAAAAG agATGGATAAAGCAGGTGGAGGATGAAAGCTTTTCAGCCAGTATGGAGGACGGCACAGAGTCCACCTCCTCCCAGCAAAGTACCAGTAGCAGAtccacccccaaccccctgtCCAGTG AGCTCAATGCCCCGTTTAAAAAGCGTCTCTCGAAGTGTATGGCAGAGACGACACCAGCACCCCCAGACAACCTGCTTCGCCCGCTGTCACCCATCACACCGCCACTCCCAGAGGACTCCCTCCACCCGCTGCTCCACACCCCCTGTGGCTCCTTGCTGCCCAATGGCCTGACCTACTCACCCATGCCCTCGCTGCCAGCAAGCCGCTGCAACACACCGCTGCAATTTGAA AACATATCATCCCCTGAGGCTTCTCCTGTTCACCGGCCAGAGTCCATCTCACCTGAG CCATGTCTTCAGACAGACTTTGAAGTCCACCGGCCTCAGTTTCCAGACCTTTCACTCCCCTCCAGCTTGGAGAGCCCTGTGGCCATGACCTCAGACGACCTGTCCCTACCTGGATGCACCTCAGGCCCAGATTCCCAGGGTCCAGTAACTGCAGGGACCAGCTCCCTAAACCCTGTGTCCTGTCCTTCCTCCGACCTAAACCCTCAAAACAGGGAGCAGGCCTTCAGGACAGAGTTCAACCTCATATACACTTGCTCGCCCCTCAATGCAAACTTGGGGAACTCCCTGGCCCCCGACTGCCGCCAATCCCTGTCAGAAGGAGGCTTTTCCCCTGCAGAGTCCTTTCACAGTTCCATAAGTGGCCAGGGGTTGATGGGAGATATGGGCCCTGGCTCCATGTCACCCTACGGTGAGCCTCATTACGGGGGAGGCTATCCAGACAGTGGCACACCTCCTCACACCAGCAACCCACCCCAAAAGAGGAAG AGGGCCAACCAGCATGCCATTAGTCTGCTGACAGGGAAGCCAGATTACCAGGCTATAGCTGTAAGAAGTGAATACAAGCCAGTACAAAATATG GTGTCTTTGCTGGAGTACCGTAAAAGGAAACAGAGCAGCGGTCGCGACACAGAGcccgtcagcagcagcagctcctctctgggAGGCACCCCCATCCAGCCCGGCTCCCATTACAGCCAGGACTCCCATCATGTCCATTCCCATCTGCAGATGCAGCCCGCCGCCTCCCCACACAGCTCCTACTCCTCCTCAGTGCACACCAACCCCATCCCACACATAGAGGAGGTCAGTCCTCCGGACCACCAGGTCCCATCAGGGCAGCCCAGGCGCCAGGACAACCAGTG gATGGTTCCCACTACTGTCGAACGTCTCAGGGAGGGCCAGGGTGTTCTCGAGCGAGTGCTAAGAAGCATCAAGATGGAGCGGATCTACAAGATGAGTGACGGTTCGACAGAGAAGGAATTTG ATGCAGATCGATATGAGATGCAGGCAGCGTCCATGGCTTCTCCCATGAAGAGTCCACACAGATACAGTCCCTCTGTGTACTCACACCAG TCATCAGAAAGCCACCGGCAGACCGACAGCCCGTCGCTCCGCCAGCAGACCTCCACCTCTCCATTCCGGGGTTCCTACAGTCCCTCATCTGGCCAGAGCTTCTACGCTCGCCACTCCTCCCACCCTGGACTGTCCCAGGACCACCCTCCATCCTCCTACCCCAGTCATTCCCCTACCCCCACCTCATCCTCAGACTCCAGGCCACCAGCAGGGTCTCTACACCAGCAGAGTGGCAGCGGTAATGTGGACAGAGGCCACGGCTATGGCAGCAGCCACTTAAAAGCAAGCCTTTTGGACAGCAGTGTCCTGACAGGGGCCCCCTCCCCGGGATCCAGGGCCCATGGGCAGACTAAAATAGACTCCAGCACCCTGACTTCCAGAGGGGGTCAGCAGCAGACGTCCCGAAGCCTGAAGTCAGGTAGCCCAGGCCAGGCAACGCTGCAGGCCAGCTCCAGGCTGCTGTCGGCCTCGGGACCGACACACTACCCACAGCGAGGGACAGGCCTCAGCCAGTTCCAGCACTCCCCCCTCCAGGGACCGGGAGTAAGGACACAGTCAGGAAGCTTTTAG